In Mycolicibacterium phocaicum, one DNA window encodes the following:
- a CDS encoding alpha/beta fold hydrolase has product MTTTLTEHTVTVGSQKIFVAEAGSGPAVMLLHGGGPGASGVSNYSRNIDALAKRYRVLVPDMPGYGRSSKGIDKSDPFGSLADAMRGLLDELSISTAHLIGNSYGGAAALRLALDTPGRVGKLVLMGPGGIGTTRGLPTAGLNSLLAYYGGSGPSREKLATFIRNYLVYDGDSVPDELIDLRYTASIDPEVVANPPLSRPSGPFALRTLWRMDLTRDARLSSLQTPTLILWGRDDKVNRPSGGPMLQNIMPNAELVMTSRTGHWMQWERAELFNQMVDEFLSDSAVFRP; this is encoded by the coding sequence ATGACCACCACCCTCACCGAACACACCGTCACCGTCGGCAGCCAGAAGATCTTTGTCGCCGAAGCGGGGTCGGGTCCTGCGGTGATGCTGCTGCACGGCGGCGGCCCGGGCGCCTCCGGCGTCTCCAACTACTCCCGCAACATCGACGCCCTCGCCAAGCGCTACCGCGTCCTCGTCCCCGACATGCCCGGCTACGGACGCTCGTCGAAGGGCATCGACAAGTCCGATCCGTTCGGCTCCCTGGCCGATGCGATGCGGGGGCTGCTCGACGAATTGAGCATCAGCACAGCACATCTGATCGGCAACTCCTACGGCGGCGCCGCGGCACTGCGCCTGGCGCTGGACACCCCCGGTCGCGTCGGCAAGCTGGTGCTCATGGGCCCCGGCGGTATCGGCACCACGCGCGGGTTGCCGACAGCTGGTCTCAACAGCCTGCTGGCGTACTACGGCGGCTCGGGCCCCAGCCGTGAGAAGCTGGCCACGTTCATCCGTAATTACCTGGTCTACGACGGTGACTCGGTACCCGACGAGCTGATCGACCTGCGCTACACGGCGTCCATCGACCCGGAGGTGGTGGCCAATCCGCCGCTGAGCCGGCCGTCGGGACCGTTCGCGCTGCGAACGCTCTGGCGCATGGACCTGACACGTGACGCGCGGCTGTCCTCGCTGCAGACGCCGACGCTGATCCTGTGGGGCCGCGACGACAAGGTGAACCGGCCATCGGGCGGGCCCATGCTGCAGAACATCATGCCCAACGCCGAACTGGTCATGACCAGCCGCACCGGGCACTGGATGCAGTGGGAGCGTGCCGAGCTGTTCAACCAGATGGTCGACGAATTCCTCTCGGACAGTGCGGTATTCCGGCCATGA